A genomic region of Pseudomonas abietaniphila contains the following coding sequences:
- a CDS encoding Pr6Pr family membrane protein: protein MHSQTLTLAPGQRRLATAGAVLGWFALAVQLYLILWGRWTDQASLVGGLVRFFSFFTVLTNTLVAVALTCAITERYGAAHRFFRSPIVCAGITTSILLVSIAYNLLLRHLWTPQGWQWLADELLHDVMPLLFVGYWWLYVTKGLLGLKHVLAWIAYPAVYFAWLLFRGNAFGDYLYPFLDIGTLGLGQALINALGVLAGFVAIGLMIVLIDRIKARRVQNR from the coding sequence ATGCACAGCCAAACGCTCACCCTGGCGCCGGGACAACGCCGCCTCGCCACTGCCGGCGCGGTGCTTGGCTGGTTCGCGTTGGCGGTGCAGCTGTATTTGATCCTGTGGGGACGCTGGACCGATCAGGCCAGTCTGGTGGGCGGGCTGGTGCGTTTTTTCAGTTTCTTCACCGTGTTGACCAATACGCTGGTCGCCGTGGCGCTGACCTGTGCCATCACCGAACGGTATGGCGCGGCGCACCGTTTTTTCCGATCCCCGATCGTGTGTGCGGGCATCACCACCAGCATTCTTCTGGTGAGCATCGCCTACAACCTGCTGCTGCGCCATTTGTGGACGCCGCAAGGCTGGCAGTGGCTCGCCGACGAGCTGCTGCACGATGTCATGCCGCTGCTGTTTGTCGGTTATTGGTGGCTGTACGTTACGAAGGGTTTGCTGGGCCTGAAGCACGTATTGGCGTGGATTGCGTATCCCGCGGTGTACTTCGCCTGGCTGCTGTTTCGGGGAAACGCCTTTGGCGATTATCTCTACCCGTTTCTGGACATCGGGACGCTCGGCCTTGGCCAGGCACTGATCAACGCCTTAGGGGTGTTGGCGGGGTTTGTGGCGATCGGCCTGATGATCGTGCTGATCGACAGAATCAAGGCTCGTCGCGTTCAGAATCGGTAG
- a CDS encoding VF530 family protein: protein MTTPNNNPLHGVTLEQILNALVEHYEWSGLAERIDIRCFKSDPSIKSSLTFLRKTPWAREKVEALYVKLARTKRG from the coding sequence ATGACCACACCCAACAACAACCCGCTGCATGGCGTGACGCTGGAGCAGATCCTCAACGCGCTGGTCGAGCACTACGAGTGGTCGGGGCTGGCGGAGCGCATCGACATTCGCTGCTTCAAGAGCGACCCGAGCATCAAGTCGAGCCTGACGTTTCTGCGCAAGACACCTTGGGCGCGCGAGAAGGTCGAAGCCCTGTACGTGAAACTGGCACGCACCAAACGCGGGTGA
- a CDS encoding carbohydrate porin: MPTHPKCPALTTARLLTVQSAALVTLGFAACANAAPAFDSESPWMLGDWGGKRTELSQQGYDFKLDTVVEVGSNLHGGYNHDKATRYSDQFALGAHMDLQKILGWHDAEFQLTLTNRNGDNISNDRVSDPRVGTISSSQEVWGRGNVTRLTDLWYQQKFLDQKLSIKVGRFNEGEDFNTFPCDFQNLAFCGSQVGNWGGGIWYNWPISQWAMRVKYQLNPELFVQIGAFEQNPSNLENDNNFKLSGSGTQGAVLPVELVWSPKVNDLPGEYRLGYYYSTADSSDVYKDSNGRYAALSGEDYASSSSKHGMWLTLRQQVTSLASDNSRGLSLFANGTLHDKKTNMIDNFVALGATYKGPFDARPQDDLGLAVSRIHVNPAYRKNINLRNQADSVSDYNDPAFLPVQDTEYNAELYYGVHLTNWLTVRPNLQFIRHPGGVNQVDDALVAGLKIQSSF; the protein is encoded by the coding sequence ATGCCTACTCATCCGAAATGCCCCGCTTTAACGACCGCCAGACTGCTGACCGTACAAAGTGCAGCGCTGGTCACCCTCGGCTTTGCGGCCTGCGCCAACGCAGCGCCTGCATTCGACAGTGAGTCGCCGTGGATGCTGGGGGATTGGGGCGGCAAGCGCACCGAGCTGTCGCAACAGGGTTATGACTTCAAACTCGACACGGTCGTGGAAGTGGGTTCCAACCTGCACGGCGGCTACAACCACGATAAAGCCACTCGCTACAGCGATCAGTTCGCGCTAGGCGCGCACATGGACCTGCAGAAAATCCTCGGCTGGCATGACGCCGAATTCCAGTTGACGCTGACCAACCGCAACGGCGACAACATCAGCAACGACCGCGTTTCCGATCCGCGCGTCGGCACCATCTCCTCGTCCCAGGAAGTCTGGGGCCGTGGCAATGTCACTCGCCTCACGGACCTGTGGTACCAGCAGAAATTTCTCGATCAGAAACTGAGCATCAAGGTCGGTCGTTTCAACGAGGGCGAAGACTTCAACACTTTCCCGTGCGACTTCCAGAACCTGGCGTTCTGTGGCTCGCAGGTCGGTAACTGGGGCGGCGGCATCTGGTACAACTGGCCGATCAGCCAGTGGGCGATGCGTGTCAAATACCAGCTCAACCCTGAGCTGTTCGTACAGATCGGCGCCTTCGAGCAGAACCCGTCGAACCTGGAAAACGACAACAACTTCAAGCTCAGCGGCAGTGGCACCCAAGGCGCGGTCTTGCCGGTGGAGCTGGTCTGGTCGCCGAAAGTCAACGACCTGCCGGGCGAATACCGTCTCGGCTACTACTACAGCACCGCCGACAGCAGCGACGTCTACAAGGACAGCAACGGTCGCTATGCCGCGCTGAGCGGCGAAGACTACGCCTCTTCGTCCAGCAAACACGGCATGTGGCTGACCCTGCGCCAGCAGGTCACGAGCCTGGCCAGCGACAATAGCCGCGGGCTGAGCCTGTTCGCCAACGGCACGCTGCACGACAAAAAAACCAACATGATCGACAACTTCGTGGCCTTGGGCGCGACCTATAAGGGTCCGTTCGATGCGCGCCCGCAGGATGATCTCGGCCTGGCCGTGAGCCGTATTCATGTGAACCCGGCGTATCGCAAGAACATCAACCTGCGTAATCAGGCCGACAGCGTGTCGGACTACAACGACCCGGCCTTCCTGCCCGTGCAGGACACCGAATACAACGCCGAACTGTACTACGGCGTTCACCTGACCAACTGGCTGACCGTGCGCCCCAACCTGCAATTCATCCGTCATCCGGGCGGCGTGAACCAGGTCGATGACGCGCTGGTGGCCGGACTCAAGATCCAATCTTCGTTCTGA
- a CDS encoding glucose/quinate/shikimate family membrane-bound PQQ-dependent dehydrogenase has protein sequence MSTDGAFGKGRLLPSLLGLVILVMGLALLAGGIKLLTLGGSLYYLLTGIGFVITGVLLIMGRRSALGLFALVLFASTVWALWEVGLDWWQLVPRLSLWFVLGIVMLLPWFRRPLLRGQPGGMPTVALSIAVVLAGLTALASQFTSPGEIKGTLDRDDAGVAYDPQPMPDGDWQAYGRSEHGNRYSPLKQITPENVGKLQEAWRIRTGDLPTAEDPVELTNENTPLKVNGMIYACTPHSKVLALDPDTGKTIWSYDPQISKEGAKNFTGWAHMTCRGVSYYDEAAYAKSDVGAPAAALSPAGTAIAASCPRRLYLPTADARLIALNADTGKVCEDFANKGAIDLRANIGPFTAGGYYATSPAAITRNLIIIGGHVTDNESTNEPSGVIRAYDVHDGKLVWNWDPNNPDATAPIAADQFYSRNAPNMWSLASVDENLGLVFLPLGNQMPDQYGGDRTPGAEKFSAGLVALDVNTGKVRWNYQFTHHDLWDMDVPSQPTLINLKTKDGVKPAVIQPTKQGSLYVLDRRDGTPIVPIDEVPAPTGAAQGDHTSPTQARSQLNMLPPELTEKSMWGATAFDQMLCRIQFKELRYEGQYTPPSEQGSIVYPGNVGVFNWGAVSVDPVRQLMFTSPNYMAFVSKLVPRAKVEAGSKRESETSGVQPNTGAPYAVIMHPLMSQIGIPCQAPSWGNVAAVDLTTNQVIWKHKNGTTRDNTPVPIGLPVGVPSMGGSMVTAGGVGFLAGTLDQYLRAYDVKTGKELFAGRLPAGGQATPMTYTGKDGKQYVLIVAGGHGSLGTRMGDYIIAYKLPE, from the coding sequence ATGAGCACTGACGGTGCTTTCGGTAAGGGTCGCCTGCTACCGAGCTTGCTCGGGCTGGTGATTCTGGTGATGGGCCTGGCCTTGTTGGCCGGGGGTATCAAACTGCTGACACTGGGCGGGTCGCTGTACTACCTGCTGACCGGTATCGGCTTCGTCATCACTGGCGTATTGCTGATCATGGGCCGTCGCTCGGCCCTGGGTCTGTTTGCGCTGGTGCTGTTCGCGAGCACGGTCTGGGCGCTCTGGGAAGTCGGCCTGGACTGGTGGCAGTTGGTGCCACGTCTGTCGCTGTGGTTCGTACTCGGCATTGTCATGCTGCTGCCATGGTTCCGTCGCCCTCTGCTGCGCGGCCAGCCAGGCGGCATGCCGACCGTTGCATTGAGCATCGCCGTGGTCCTGGCCGGTCTGACGGCTCTGGCCAGTCAGTTCACCAGCCCGGGTGAAATCAAAGGCACGCTGGACCGTGACGACGCAGGCGTGGCCTACGATCCTCAGCCAATGCCCGATGGCGACTGGCAGGCGTACGGCCGTTCCGAGCACGGCAATCGTTACTCGCCACTGAAGCAGATCACCCCAGAAAACGTCGGCAAGCTGCAAGAAGCCTGGCGCATTCGCACCGGCGACCTGCCAACGGCAGAAGACCCGGTCGAGCTGACCAACGAAAACACCCCGCTCAAGGTCAACGGGATGATCTACGCCTGTACACCTCACAGCAAGGTGCTGGCGCTGGACCCTGACACCGGCAAGACGATCTGGTCGTACGACCCGCAGATCTCCAAGGAAGGCGCCAAGAACTTCACCGGCTGGGCGCACATGACCTGCCGTGGTGTTTCGTACTACGACGAAGCGGCCTACGCCAAATCCGACGTTGGCGCACCGGCTGCCGCGCTGTCGCCAGCGGGTACTGCCATCGCTGCTTCGTGCCCGCGTCGTCTGTACCTGCCGACGGCCGATGCTCGCTTGATCGCGCTGAACGCCGACACCGGTAAAGTCTGCGAAGACTTCGCCAACAAAGGTGCGATCGATCTGCGCGCCAACATCGGTCCCTTCACGGCCGGTGGTTACTACGCCACTTCCCCTGCCGCGATCACACGTAACCTGATCATCATCGGCGGCCACGTGACCGACAACGAGTCGACCAACGAGCCATCGGGCGTGATCCGTGCCTACGACGTGCACGACGGCAAGCTGGTGTGGAACTGGGACCCGAACAACCCGGACGCCACCGCACCCATTGCTGCCGACCAGTTCTATTCGCGCAACGCGCCGAACATGTGGTCGCTGGCCAGTGTCGACGAGAATCTGGGCCTGGTGTTCCTGCCTTTGGGCAACCAGATGCCTGACCAGTACGGCGGCGACCGCACCCCTGGCGCCGAGAAATTCAGCGCAGGTCTGGTCGCGCTGGACGTCAACACCGGTAAGGTGCGCTGGAACTACCAGTTCACTCACCATGACCTGTGGGACATGGACGTACCGAGCCAGCCAACGCTGATCAACCTGAAAACCAAGGACGGCGTGAAGCCGGCCGTGATTCAGCCGACCAAGCAAGGCAGTCTGTACGTGCTGGACCGTCGCGACGGTACGCCGATCGTGCCGATCGACGAAGTTCCGGCGCCGACCGGTGCTGCGCAAGGCGACCACACGTCGCCGACTCAGGCGCGTTCGCAGCTGAACATGCTGCCACCTGAGCTGACCGAAAAATCCATGTGGGGCGCCACCGCGTTCGACCAGATGCTGTGCCGCATCCAGTTCAAGGAACTGCGTTACGAAGGTCAGTACACGCCTCCGTCGGAACAGGGCAGCATCGTCTATCCGGGTAACGTCGGTGTGTTCAACTGGGGCGCCGTGTCGGTCGATCCGGTTCGTCAGCTGATGTTCACCAGCCCGAACTACATGGCCTTCGTTTCCAAGCTGGTGCCACGCGCCAAAGTGGAAGCCGGCAGCAAGCGTGAAAGCGAAACCAGCGGCGTGCAGCCGAACACCGGCGCGCCATACGCGGTGATCATGCACCCACTGATGTCGCAGATCGGCATTCCATGCCAGGCCCCGTCGTGGGGTAACGTTGCGGCCGTCGACCTGACCACCAATCAGGTGATCTGGAAGCACAAGAACGGCACCACCCGCGACAACACGCCAGTGCCTATCGGCCTGCCGGTCGGTGTACCGAGCATGGGCGGTTCGATGGTCACGGCAGGTGGCGTCGGCTTCCTGGCCGGCACCCTGGACCAGTACCTGCGTGCCTATGACGTGAAAACCGGTAAAGAGCTGTTCGCCGGACGTCTGCCAGCAGGCGGCCAGGCGACCCCGATGACCTACACCGGCAAGGACGGCAAGCAATACGTGCTGATCGTCGCCGGCGGCCACGGCTCGCTGGGCACCCGCATGGGCGACTACATCATTGCCTACAAACTCCCGGAGTGA
- a CDS encoding group I truncated hemoglobin: MIRPLQWIGVLTLALLVGCAQQPPKDDSLYHALGERPGIQKIVEGMLLHIAKDDRIYKYFAKVDIVRVRDKLVEKFCVEAGGPCTYTGDTLEEAHKGLNLSRSDFNALVENLIDAMDDQHIPVPTQNRFIARLAPQRGEVIEK; the protein is encoded by the coding sequence ATGATACGACCGTTGCAGTGGATTGGCGTTTTGACCCTCGCGTTGCTGGTGGGCTGTGCGCAGCAACCGCCGAAGGATGACAGCCTGTATCACGCCTTGGGCGAGCGTCCGGGGATTCAAAAGATCGTCGAAGGCATGCTGTTGCACATCGCCAAGGATGACCGGATCTACAAATACTTCGCCAAAGTCGACATCGTCAGGGTGCGCGACAAGCTGGTGGAGAAGTTTTGCGTTGAGGCTGGCGGGCCTTGCACCTACACGGGCGACACCCTGGAAGAGGCGCATAAGGGTTTGAATTTGAGCCGCAGTGATTTCAACGCCCTGGTGGAAAACCTTATCGACGCGATGGACGACCAGCATATTCCGGTGCCGACCCAGAACCGGTTCATCGCAAGATTGGCGCCCCAGCGTGGGGAAGTGATCGAGAAGTAA
- a CDS encoding DUF3034 family protein → MARSLSAVFSPVVLASVVGSCVGATAPFVNADQGRLIATGGASSIEGGAGGGIIPWAVLAGYGEQGEWGANVFATHINLPDYTLDVAGMAVSYGNRVEVSYAHQRFDLGSLVHKLSLPEDNLSQDIFGVKVRLFGDLIYDQLPQVSVGLEYKHQNDFLIPSLVGARRDSDVEGYLTASRLFMGAAFGYNVVVNGGVRYSRANETGLLGFGGDRRDTRSVLKEGSVALLFNPRWAVGVEYREKPDNLSFAGESDWADMFVGWFPNKHVSVVLAYVRLGEIATLDNQNGTYLSVQGSF, encoded by the coding sequence ATGGCACGTAGTCTCTCGGCTGTTTTCAGCCCTGTGGTGTTGGCAAGTGTAGTGGGCAGTTGCGTGGGCGCGACGGCGCCTTTTGTTAACGCCGATCAGGGACGTCTGATCGCGACCGGTGGCGCCAGCAGCATCGAAGGCGGCGCCGGGGGCGGGATCATTCCGTGGGCGGTGCTGGCCGGTTATGGCGAGCAAGGCGAATGGGGCGCGAACGTGTTTGCGACCCACATCAATCTCCCGGACTACACGCTGGATGTGGCAGGCATGGCGGTTTCTTACGGCAACCGGGTGGAAGTCTCCTACGCGCATCAACGCTTTGATCTGGGCTCGCTGGTCCACAAGCTGAGCCTGCCTGAGGACAATCTCTCGCAGGATATTTTCGGGGTTAAGGTGCGCCTGTTTGGCGACCTGATCTACGACCAGTTGCCTCAAGTCTCCGTGGGGCTTGAGTACAAACATCAGAACGATTTCCTGATCCCGAGCCTTGTTGGCGCTCGGCGTGATTCGGACGTGGAGGGTTACCTCACGGCCAGCCGTTTGTTCATGGGTGCTGCGTTTGGCTACAACGTGGTAGTCAACGGCGGGGTGCGTTACAGCCGGGCCAATGAAACCGGGCTGTTGGGTTTTGGCGGTGATCGCCGGGACACCCGCAGCGTCCTGAAGGAAGGCTCGGTGGCGCTGCTGTTCAACCCGCGTTGGGCGGTCGGCGTCGAGTATCGGGAGAAGCCGGACAACCTGTCATTTGCCGGTGAAAGCGATTGGGCTGACATGTTCGTCGGCTGGTTCCCCAATAAGCATGTCTCTGTGGTGCTGGCCTACGTACGCCTCGGCGAAATCGCGACGCTGGACAATCAGAACGGCACGTATCTGTCGGTTCAGGGGAGCTTCTGA